Below is a window of Fibrobacter sp. UWB10 DNA.
GTTCCCGGAACTGGGTAAATGGATTTTAAGAACCTCTATCAGAGATGCTAAAAAATTCCTAGATGCTTACCCAAACTTTGTAATCAATGTGAACCTTTCGTACACGCAGCTTGAAAAGCCGGACTTTGTCGAAAGTGTGCTTTATATTCTAGATCAAGAAAAGTTCCCGCCACAGAATTTGTGCTTGGAAATAACGGAACGCTGCCGCCTTTTGGACATGACGCTTCTGAAGGATATTTTCACACAGCTTCGTAATCGTGGTATCAAGGTGGCTCTTGACGATTTCGGCACAGGATTTAGCTCCATTGGCGTGTTGCGTGAAATCCCGGTGACCACGGTGAAAATTGACCGTAGCTTTGTCATGAATATCGAACAGGATCCTTCTGACCAGAAGACGGTACGTTTTATTTCGGAACTGGCTGATTCCTTCTCGTCGTCGGTGACGGCTGAAGGTATCGAAACGCCTGAAATGCGTGAATTCTTGCTTCGCTTTAAAATCAAGAGCTTGCAGGGGTTCTATTATTCGAAACCGCTCCCTGTTGACGAGTTTATGGACAAATACGTGAATGTGTAGGATATAGTTCTTACTATATTTCTACGCATGAAGAATATTCTTGAACGTCTGGGCATTGGCCGCAGGCATTTTGCAGTAATTGGAATTACGCTTGCCGTTTTGGTAGTCGCATTCCTTATTTTCAACAACTTGACCGTTTCGTATGCCCGTCGCTGGGATATTGATTGGGGCTATTACGCTATCCTTTCGACGTTCATTTTGCTGGTTGTTGGCGTCGCCGTCAACATTCCGGTCATTGCGCAGGGGTGGAAAGGCTTTAAGCCGTCGGGCAAGAGCATTTGTGCTTTCGCTGGCATTGCGCTTGTATTTTCGGTGTTCATGTTCGGAAACATCAGTAACACGCACCGCGTGCTGAGTGATGAAACGAGCTGGGAGTCCATGGGACTCCAGATGTACTTTGAACATACGGGCGGTATCTGTAACGAAGGTGTATGGAGCAATGGGGTTCTTGATTGCAAGACCGAAGTGAACAACTTCAAGGGCAAGGCTCTCGGCTTTGTGTATTCCTTGGTGTTCAACTTTATGGAGCCTAACCGCGATACGGCCTTGCTGGTGAACTACCCGTTCTATTTGCTCAGCCTATTGTTCTTCTTCTTTGCGCTTTCTAAGTGGTTCAAGAATGAATGGGCTGCGCTTGCGGCGACGGCGTTCTTGGGCGGTATGCCGATTTACTTGTTGCAGGCACGCTCTGCCTCGACCGAAGTTCTCTATATCTTCTTGCTTGCCGTACTGATGGCGTGGTATGCTTTTGTGCCGGCAAATAAGGTGAACTGGAAACATTTCCTTTTGACGGTTCCTCTGCTCGGCTTTTTTGCGCAGACTCGCCAAGAGACCGTGTTTGCATTTATTCCGTTCGCCCTTTACTACTACAAGTATTTCTTTGAAAAGCCGCATAGGCTTCCGCTGTTTGTGGCTTCAGTGATTGCTGTGAGCTGGCCTTCGGTGAATACCATGGCGGCTTACCGTGGTTATGATTTCCAGGGCGGCGAACATGCGGCACATTCGTTAGAAAACTTCTGGTTTAACCTGAAGACCAATATCGAAATCATGATGAACTTGGATCAGGATCCGTCGTTTGGCGGTATCATGCAGAATCCGTTCTACACGACTTTCACGATTATTTTGCTTGCGGCAACGGCTTGGCTCCTGTTCCGTTTGATTTATTCCCGCAGGTATTGGCGCGGCGCATTGCTGGGCATTACGTTCTGCCTGCAGATTTTTGTGATTCTCTTGAACGTGTCGGGTACGTTTACCATCGATATCAACCAGCGTTATGTGTTGGTGGCGCTCCCGCTGTTTGCGTTGATTATGGCGCTCGGTCTTTACGACGCCCTCGAATTTTCGACCAAGATGAAGCCCGATGCTGCTGGCAAGATTATTCTGGCTGTGGCAACGGCGTTATCGGTAGGCCTCATGATTTATCATGGCGACAGCTACCGTAACAACATGCTTTATTACAAGAATAAGCTCTTGGGTGAAGAAGATTACTTGGATAAGGCGCTTGAAAGCTATCCAAAGAATTCCATCTTTATTTACGCTCGCCCCTGGCAGATGCTTGCTTCGGGCCATAGTTCCTTCAGTGAACGTTCCTTTATGAACTGGGACAACGAAACCTTTGCCAAGTGGCAGCAGGTGTCGGGCGGCAACATTTACATGGTGCGCGGTCAAGACGGCTATGGAGAACTGAACCGCAAGTCTCGCGTGGTGGGCTTCAAGACGACCGATCAGGTCGATGAAATTTTGAAGGACTACAAGAGCGAACGAGTTCTGATTGAACCGAAACTGTTCGGATACCCGCTTGCCGTTTATAAGATTGCGGCAAAGAAGGGTGTGTCGACTTACTTGCAGAATTTCTTTGTGAGCGATATGGAAAACAATGCCATGGTCGTGAACAAGCGATTCCCCGAAACTATCACTTGCAATTATTCTCTGAATGGCGAACTGCAAGAAGAATTGATGCTGTCGATGGAATCGGATACCTTGTTGCTGGATTCTTCCAAGATCCATGCAGGCATGAATCGCGTGACATTCGAATGCATTATGCCGGATTCCGATACGCTGAAGCTGGCCAAGGATTTCTTTGTTGAATCTCCTGAGGTGGCATTGCTTTCGGAACTCAAGATGGATGGCTTTGAACAGGCTTGGGGCCAGCCGCAAAAGAATGCGTCGGTCGAACATCATAAGATTACGATTGACAAAGAAGTTTTCCGTTACGGAATTGGTTCGCATGCGCCGTCGTACTTAAGGTTTACACTCCCGCGTTCGTTCAACAAGTTCCATGCGACGATTGGTCTTGATGACGAAAGTGTCGGCGGTGATGGCGCCTCGTTCATTGTGATGGGCGATAACCGTGAACTTTTCCGCAGCAAGCGCTTGTATTCGACTGAAAAGCAGACGATTGCTGTTGATGTGACGGGCGTTCGCGTGCTTGAACTTCGCTTGGATGAAGGCGACAAGCATGATAAGGACTATGACCACGGCGATTGGGCAAATGCTTGGTTGGAGGCTGTGCGTTGAAAGTTCTAGTCGCACCGCTTGATTGGGGACTTGGACATGCGACACGATGCGTGCCCGTGGTTCGAGAATTTCTGAATCAGGGAGCCGAGGTTGAACTTGCAGTTGTGCGTTCCAATGCGGCTTTACTGCGGAATATTTTTCCGGAACTTCGTCAGCGTTTGGCTCCGTCTTACAACATTGTGTACCCGAAGCATGGCTACAATATGGGCCTTTGGCTTGTAAAAAATGGCGCGCATTTGCGGACGGTCATGAATTACGAGCACAGCTTTGCTGAAGAGGTTGTGGATCGCTATCATTATGATGTGTTGGTGTCTGATAACCGCTTTGGATTTTATAGCCGGAATGCGAAGTCGATTTACATGACTCACCAACGCCGGATTGCGTTTCCGCGCGTACTGTCGGCATTTGAACCGGTTGGAATGCTTTGGCATGCCTCTGTCATGAAGCGCTTTGATGAAGTCTGGGTGCCAGATGTGCCGGATCTCCCGGGGTATGCAGGAACGCTTTCGCATGTGAAAAAATGCCCCGTGCCTATTAAATATGTGGGTGCGCTTTCTCGCTTTGAAGGCGAAAAACTGACCGAGAAATCAGATGTCCGTTATCGATTTGTCGCTGTCGTTTCGGGTGTAGAACCTGCTAGAACTCGCTTTGAAGAATTGTTGCGCAAGACTCTTGTCAAGATTCCTGGTCGCCATGCGGTTATTCTTGGAAAGCCGTCTCTTGGCGTGAAAAGTTCTAACGAACAGAACTTGGATTTGTTTACGCATTTGCCCGATGAACAATTTGCTGCGGTCGTGAAAAATGCGGAATGGGTTGTTTCGCGCGGCGGTTACAGTACCGTGATGGATATGGCTGTCCTTGGCGCCCGTTGCGTATTCGTGCCGACTCCAGGGCAGTATGAGCAGATTATCTTGGGTCGCGATTTGGCCCACGAAGGCTATGCTGTTGCTATCGATGAATCCAAGTTGTCGACTGAAACCTTGCTTGCTGCGATTAGCGAAAAGGCCCGCGTAGCTCTTCCGAAACCCGAAGATGAAAATAACCTACTAAAGGATGCTGTTTATGCCGCAATTCATTCTCGCATTTCCTCTCACTAAAGAAATTAACGAACCGCTCGCTTTAACCGAAACCATGACGCTTGCCGCCGATGCAACGTCTGCAATCATTCCGGGTTGTAGCGTGATGTTTAAGGTTATCCGCAAGGAACGTGTGGCTGGCCTTGCCGATATTTTCAAGGAACATCAGGATATTTCTGCTGAAACCGCTGCGGCCATCGAAGCGCACAAGTCACTGCTGTTCTTGCTCGGCGAAGTCAAGAGCATAGAAGAAGTGACTCAGGTGAACTTGGCTGCGTTGAAAGTCTTTAATGCAGGCGCCCTTGGCGTTTATATGCAGCAGTCTGGTGCAGCATGGACGGCAGATGGTTTCCGTGAAGAAGTG
It encodes the following:
- a CDS encoding NPCBM/NEW2 domain-containing protein, yielding MKNILERLGIGRRHFAVIGITLAVLVVAFLIFNNLTVSYARRWDIDWGYYAILSTFILLVVGVAVNIPVIAQGWKGFKPSGKSICAFAGIALVFSVFMFGNISNTHRVLSDETSWESMGLQMYFEHTGGICNEGVWSNGVLDCKTEVNNFKGKALGFVYSLVFNFMEPNRDTALLVNYPFYLLSLLFFFFALSKWFKNEWAALAATAFLGGMPIYLLQARSASTEVLYIFLLAVLMAWYAFVPANKVNWKHFLLTVPLLGFFAQTRQETVFAFIPFALYYYKYFFEKPHRLPLFVASVIAVSWPSVNTMAAYRGYDFQGGEHAAHSLENFWFNLKTNIEIMMNLDQDPSFGGIMQNPFYTTFTIILLAATAWLLFRLIYSRRYWRGALLGITFCLQIFVILLNVSGTFTIDINQRYVLVALPLFALIMALGLYDALEFSTKMKPDAAGKIILAVATALSVGLMIYHGDSYRNNMLYYKNKLLGEEDYLDKALESYPKNSIFIYARPWQMLASGHSSFSERSFMNWDNETFAKWQQVSGGNIYMVRGQDGYGELNRKSRVVGFKTTDQVDEILKDYKSERVLIEPKLFGYPLAVYKIAAKKGVSTYLQNFFVSDMENNAMVVNKRFPETITCNYSLNGELQEELMLSMESDTLLLDSSKIHAGMNRVTFECIMPDSDTLKLAKDFFVESPEVALLSELKMDGFEQAWGQPQKNASVEHHKITIDKEVFRYGIGSHAPSYLRFTLPRSFNKFHATIGLDDESVGGDGASFIVMGDNRELFRSKRLYSTEKQTIAVDVTGVRVLELRLDEGDKHDKDYDHGDWANAWLEAVR
- a CDS encoding glycosyltransferase, producing the protein MKVLVAPLDWGLGHATRCVPVVREFLNQGAEVELAVVRSNAALLRNIFPELRQRLAPSYNIVYPKHGYNMGLWLVKNGAHLRTVMNYEHSFAEEVVDRYHYDVLVSDNRFGFYSRNAKSIYMTHQRRIAFPRVLSAFEPVGMLWHASVMKRFDEVWVPDVPDLPGYAGTLSHVKKCPVPIKYVGALSRFEGEKLTEKSDVRYRFVAVVSGVEPARTRFEELLRKTLVKIPGRHAVILGKPSLGVKSSNEQNLDLFTHLPDEQFAAVVKNAEWVVSRGGYSTVMDMAVLGARCVFVPTPGQYEQIILGRDLAHEGYAVAIDESKLSTETLLAAISEKARVALPKPEDENNLLKDAVYAAIHSRISSH